Proteins encoded together in one Lathyrus oleraceus cultivar Zhongwan6 chromosome 5, CAAS_Psat_ZW6_1.0, whole genome shotgun sequence window:
- the LOC127084896 gene encoding beta-galactosidase 7-like: MFNPRIGLFFIVCSFLLCAFSFATTVEYDTNAIIINGERRIIISGAIHYPRSTSQMWPDLIKKAKDGGLDAIETYIFWDLHEPIRRQYDFSENLDFIKFLKNVHEEGLYVVLRIGPYVCAEWNYGGFPMWLHNLPGIQLRTDNVVFKEEMKIFTTKIVTLCKEAGLFAPQGGPIILAQIENEYGDVITNYGEDGNAYIKWCAQMALAQNVGVPWIMCKQNNAPSPIINTCNGYYCDNFKPNNPKSPKMFTENWVGWFQKWGERKPHRTAEDVAFSVARFFQNGGVLQNYYMYHGGTNFGRTAGGPYIITAYDYDAPLDEYGNLNQPKWGHLKKLHAAIKLGEKVLTNGTVTEKQYGDSVYLTTYANNATGEKFCFLSNSHNSKDVEVDLQQDGKYHVPSWSVSILQDCNKEVFNTAKVDAQTNVYVKKLSKELGNSLIWTWASDPVEDTLQAIGTFNASQLLEQKSVTVDASDYLWYMTKVFINETSTWSNATLQVNTSGHVLHAYVNGQYIGPQWGTYDNLRFTYEKIVSLKQGTNIISLLSGTVGHAHYGASFDMKETGIVGGPVKLIATSSGNTMDLSKSSWSYKVGLNGEARRFYDSKIKNGVQWNINNVVIGKPLTWYKTTFKTPEGKDSVVLDFIGLTKGHAWVNGQSIGRYWPTMVADKNGCDIKCDYRGNYGADKCLSGCGEPSQRFYHVPRSFLNNDTKSNTLVLFEEMGGSPFNVSVQTVAIDFICARTDYGKTLELKCPDGKTISEIQFASYGDPQGNCGSFQVGEWESRHSVAVVEKACGGKQLCSINVTSSIFGITKGGINGQLAVQLLCDGSNPEDNRVQMVHV, from the coding sequence ATGTTTAATCCCAGGATTGGGCTCTTTTTTATTGTATGTTCATTTTTGTTGTGTGCTTTCTCATTTGCAACAACGGTTGAATATGATACAAATGCCATTATCATCAATGGAGAACGACGAATAATAATATCTGGTGCAATCCACTACCCACGCAGCACTTCCCAAATGTGGCCAGATCTTATTAAGAAAGCAAAAGATGGTGGTCTTGATGCCATCGAAACATATATATTTTGGGACCTTCACGAACCTATTCGCCGCCAATATGATTTTTCTGAAAATCTAGACTTCATCAAGTTTCTAAAAAATGTTCATGAAGAAGGTCTTTATGTTGTGCTTCGAATTGGTCCTTATGTTTGTGCTGAATGGAACTATGGAGGTTTCCCAATGTGGTTACACAACTTGCCAGGGATTCAACTAAGGACTGACAATGTAGTTTTTAAGGAGGAAATGAAAATATTCACAACAAAGATTGTGACCTTGTGCAAAGAAGCTGGATTGTTTGCACCACAAGGGGGGCCAATTATTTTAGCTCAAATTGAGAATGAATATGGAGATGTCATAACTAATTATGGAGAAGATGGGAATGCATACATTAAATGGTGTGCCCAGATGGCTTTAGCTCAAAATGTCGGCGTCCCATGGATCATGTGCAAGCAAAACAATGCTCCATCACCTATTATCAACACATGCAATGGTTATTATTGTGATAATTTCAAGCCAAACAATCCTAAAAGCCCCAAAATGTTTACAGAGAATTGGGTTGGCTGGTTCCAAAAATGGGGTGAAAGGAAGCCACACAGAACTGCTGAAGATGTAGCATTTTCAGTTGCACGTTTTTTTCAAAACGGTGGTGTCCTCCAAAACTACTACATGTACCATGGAGGAACAAATTTTGGAAGAACTGCGGGTGGTCCATATATTATTACAGCATATGACTATGATGCACCACTTGATGAATATGGTAACTTGAACCAACCAAAATGGGGACATCTTAAAAAACTCCATGCCGCCATAAAGTTAGGAGAGAAGGTTCTCACTAATGGAACGGTTACAGAGAAGCAATATGGAGATTCAGTATATTTGACTACATATGCAAATAATGCCACTGGAGAAAAATTTTGTTTTTTGAGTAATTCACATAATTCTAAGGATGTTGAAGTTGATCTACAACAAGATGGAAAGTACCATGTGCCTTCTTGGTCAGTGTCTATTCTCCAAGATTGCAACAAGGAAGTTTTCAACACTGCAAAGGTTGATGCACAAACAAATGTTTATGTGAAGAAACTATCTAAAGAATTAGGAAACTCACTCATCTGGACATGGGCATCTGACCCTGTGGAAGACACCTTACAAGCAATAGGTACATTTAACGCGTCTCAACTTTTAGAGCAAAAGAGTGTTACCGTTGATGCTAGTGATTATTTGTGGTACATGACCAAGGTTTTCATCAATGAAACATCCACTTGGAGTAATGCAACTTTGCAAGTGAACACATCAGGCCATGTTCTTCATGCCTATGTTAATGGACAATATATTGGCCCACAGTGGGGAACATATGATAACCTTCGTTTTACATATGAAAAAATCGTTTCGTTAAAACAAGGTACCAACATTATAAGTTTACTAAGTGGTACAGTTGGTCATGCGCATTATGGTGCATCTTTTGATATGAAAGAAACTGGTATTGTTGGGGGTCCTGTGAAACTCATTGCAACCAGTTCAGGTAATACTATGGATTTATCAAAATCTAGTTGGTCATACAAGGTTGGATTAAACGGTGAGGCTAGAAGGTTCTATGATTCTAAAATTAAAAATGGAGTTCAATGGAACATAAACAATGTTGTTATAGGAAAACCATTGACTTGGTACAAGACTACTTTTAAGACCCCTGAAGGTAAAGACTCTGTAGTCTTGGATTTCATAGGCCTTACAAAAGGACATGCATGGGTTAATGGTCAAAGTATTGGAAGGTATTGGCCTACAATGGTAGCTGACAAAAATGGATGTGATATTAAATGTGATTATAGAGGAAATTATGGAGCTGATAAATGTTTGAGTGGCTGTGGAGAACCATCTCAGAGGTTTTACCATGTGCCAAGGTCATTCTTAAATAATGACACAAAAAGTAACACGTTGGTTTTGTTTGAGGAAATGGGTGGAAGCCCTTTTAATGTGTCTGTTCAAACAGTTGCAATTGATTTTATATGTGCAAGAACAGATTATGGAAAAACCTTAGAACTAAAATGCCCTGATGGAAAAACTATTTCAGAAATCCAGTTTGCGAGCTATGGAGATCCACAAGGAAATTGTGGATCATTTCAAGTAGGTGAATGGGAATCACGCCATAGTGTGGCAGTGGTCGAAAAAGCATGTGGTGGAAAACAATTATGTTCAATTAACGTGACAAGTTCCATATTTGGAATAACTAAAGGTGGCATAAATGGCCAGCTAGCTGTGCAACTCCTATGTGATGGCTCTAATCCTGAAGATAATCGTGTACAAATGGTGCACGTGTAG